A genomic region of Aspergillus oryzae RIB40 DNA, chromosome 1 contains the following coding sequences:
- a CDS encoding uncharacterized protein (predicted protein) — MRPLTLLPLLSNAYSQGQASITAEDSPDHPLGESEYNKVCANPSDNEVQVALGYFVRYYCDTYPQYWNDKIKNVPSIEACTLACSEIPGYKGALWKKKDATCWWSDHATDFETDIYTDAPGYVYMVHGARCSIIHSKEEPSQSLLSSAPDSVFRKPNANLHNIQ; from the exons AGGCCAGGCTTCAATAACTGCCGAGGATTCTCCTGATCACCCGTTAGGAGAATCGGAGTACAACAAAGTCTGTGCCAATCCCAGCGACAACGAAGTGCAGGTAGCCCTGGGATACTTTGTTCGATACTATTGCGACACCTACCCGCAGTATTGGAATGATAAGATTAAAAATGTACCCTCTATCGAAGCGTGCACTTTGGCATGTAGCGAGATACCGGGATACAAGGGAGctttgtggaagaagaaagatgccACTTGCTGGTGGAGCGACCATGCTACTGATTTCGAGACCGATATATACACTGATGCCCCAGGATATGTGTATATG GTACATGGGGCAAGATGCTCTATTATCCACAGCAAG GAGGAACCTTCGCAGAGTCTATTGAGCAGTGCACCAGACTCTGTCTTTCGAAAACCAAATGCAAACTTGCACAATATACAGTAA